From the genome of Rana temporaria chromosome 8, aRanTem1.1, whole genome shotgun sequence:
CTCCGGGACAACATCCAGGGCATCACCAAACCCGCCATCCGACGTTTGGCCCGCAGAGGGGGTGTCAAGCGCATCTCCGGACTCATCTATGAGGAGACCCGCGGAGTGCTCAAAGTCTTCTTGGAGAATGTCATCCGCGATGCCGTCACCTACACCGAGCACGCCAAGAGGAAGACCGTCACCGCcatggatgtcgtctatgctctcAAACGCCAGGGGCGCACTCTCTACGGATTCGGAGGCTAAATCCTCATGAACACCTACCTACTTCCCCTACACAAAGGCCCTTCTCAGGGCCACCCACCTTCTCATACAAAGGGCTCACTATATATTTATCCTGGCGTTAGAACGTTTTAGTATGTGGGGAAGGAAGTTCTTTATAGCTaaacatacactatacaatccgaTTGGACGATTTTAGATGTACAGCAGATCTGTGTATAGATCGTCTTACAATATCGTTATCTCACTTTTATTATTTGTCGGGTAGGTTGTtccagcgataaaaaaaaaaaaaaaaaaaccttttccttaGTCAATAAAAATCGATTGGTTCTGTATGTGGCTCTCATCTCTTCTACATTTCTGTCACCTTCTGCCATGTCTTTATAAAGAGCTGAAGGGGGCGGGGCCGCGACAATTTATACTGCGACAAAATCAAATATTTGGAACCTAAACAGGAAACCGACCTGATTTCATTTCAGACATGAAACACATGTTTGGAACATCATTGTTCATATTTCTCTGGCGGTGTCCTGAGTACTACCAGTCGCCtcacatgtctttatagacctatCCGGGGTGTGACAATCTATCACcgctacatgtaggagagaacaaTAAATATCGCTTAGTGACATGTACATTTCATTATCAGATTTTTATAtgatcaatgctttattttcagtcATAAAGAACGATAAAAATCGCGTTGTGTGTGTAATGTGAAATCTTGGCCCCACAGCCAGCAATGCTCCATAGAATGTCTGTGCTCTTTCGATTTTCTCAGAGGAGACAACACGTGTTCAGGAGATTTTCTAATGATctgcagtacaaaaaaaaatacaatttccaGGTTATTGTTGGGGAATTAAACTGAAATGAAGGGGACAGTTTATCAATGTCTATTTCCATGTGGGAGGTGTGAAGAaaggggatgagatcagtgggctCCTTTCCAGTTTGAAGAATGATTTGTGATCTTAAGAAGAAATCCATGAGAACCAAGAGATGGAGGAGATTCAAATCCATGTAATGAGATCACATTGCTCTATAATACGACACTGAAAGCGTTCCAATATAAAATCTATCACCATTTATTATTACTGACACGTGTCATCCCAACACATTGTCCCCCCATCGGGATCACACCTAGTCAGAggaaccgttttatttccaacatGTAAAACAAAACATCACTTTTGGTTGTCTATTTTTACAATCAGATCTCCCAATAACAATGGGTGTTGCGTCTCTTTGTATGGCGAGGTATAATGCGGCTGAATCTTCCTACCTGTAATGAATACATTCAAAGTGTTTGCTTTTAGAGTGAACCATTTACCACATTATAAATATCGGAGAATAGGAATGGAAACAATTTTATGTGTGTCGGGCTCTTTGTATGGAGAGGTGGGTGGCTCTGAGAAGAGCCTTTGTTGTGTTGGGGAATGAAGTGATTGGGATTACTTGGATTTGGTGGCCTTGTGGCTCTCGGTCTTCTTGGGCAGCAGCACGGCCTGGATGTTGGGCAGGACTCCTCCCTGGGCGATGGTGACGCCGCCCAGCAGCTTGTTGAGCTCCTCGTCGTTGCGGACAGCCAGCTGGAGGTGTCGGGGGATGATGCGGGTCTTCTTGTTGTCGCGGGCGGCGTTGCCGGCCAGCTCAAGGATCTCAGCCGTCAGATACTCGAGGACGGCGGCGAGATACACTGGAGCTCCGGCCCCGACCCGCTCGGCATAGTTGCCCTTCCTGAGCAGGCGGTGAACACGACCGACTGGGAACTGCAGACCAGCCCGGGATGAG
Proteins encoded in this window:
- the LOC120909202 gene encoding histone H4, which gives rise to MSGRGKGGKGLGKGGAKRHRKVLRDNIQGITKPAIRRLARRGGVKRISGLIYEETRGVLKVFLENVIRDAVTYTEHAKRKTVTAMDVVYALKRQGRTLYGFGG
- the LOC120909195 gene encoding histone H2A type 1 — its product is MSGRGKQGGKVRAKAKTRSSRAGLQFPVGRVHRLLRKGNYAERVGAGAPVYLAAVLEYLTAEILELAGNAARDNKKTRIIPRHLQLAVRNDEELNKLLGGVTIAQGGVLPNIQAVLLPKKTESHKATKSK